The following nucleotide sequence is from Alkalihalobacillus sp. LMS39.
GCCCACAGCTCTTCTTCTGATACATATTTGTATTGTTCAAATAAACGTGTTATAGATTGTAATCGTCGAGGTTCCCAGCCTGGCATCGTAAGAGAAGAGTTATTTGCAATCGTGTTGACGAGGACCAGTGGATCAATTTGTTTTATTTTTTCATTTTCAAAAAATAATGCGGTCGAACCATCTTCTAGTTCTTTATATAAATCTGTACGTGTCCAGTCAAACACTGGCATAAAATTGTAACAGATGACTTTCACTCCAACAGTGGCTAGGCTTTGTATCGTATTTTTGTAGTTTTCAATATAGTACTCTCTTGTCGGAAGGCCTAACTTAATATCCTCATGTACATTCACGCTTTCAACAACATCAATATGGAATCCATGTACATCTGCTTGTTGTTTTACTTGGACGATTCGTTCTAACGGCCATTCCTCACCAGCAGGAATATCATGAAGTGCCCAAACAACTCCTTCTACGCCAGGAATTTGCTTCACATATTCTAGTGGAATAGAATCATTCCCTTCTCCAAACCAGCGAAATACCATTCTCATTAAATCGCTCCTCCTTTCCAATTCCATCTTATGTATTTATGTTTAATCTCTTATCACTTCAACGGCATTATCGTAGTTTAAGAGGATAACAACACGACAATTTATGAATAAGAAGGAATTAAGGAATCATCCAAACCAATATACGAATCACTTTCATCATGGATCGACATACATTCTATAATTGATATTTCATTTTTCGTTAGTGTGATTGTAATGGTTAGTTTATCGTCCTCACTCATCTCCTGAGACGTTCTAATAAGCGGCATCGAGGCTTGCTTGAACGTTTCAACCATCTGTTTACTCGGAAACCGCGGGCGCCCATATTCCTTCCAAACTTTCCATGGGTTTGCATGATTCTCATCGACGGTTTGTCGCTTTATAAACACCTTTCCAGTAACGATGGGGATGTCAATTGTTACTTCTTTTTGAAAGCTCTCGCCTTTTTCCATAACCAGATTCCAAATCACAAGTGCAACAGAACCGTCTTTTCTTCTTGTCACCAACGTTTCTTCATCTCGGTACAATTGCTCTTCCCCAAGAAGATTAAAAAAAGAGAAGAGATGAAACGTTGGCTTCGGAACTTCATTAATTCCAATTAAGCCAAAGCCTCCGTGGAATTGTGCTTTAGGTACATCACGCTCCTCAAAGATATCACTAAATGTCCAATATGAAAACGAGTCAACATAATCACCACCTTCACTAAGTATCCGAGCGAGATAAGTTGCATTCAGTGGTGTATCATGGACCGGATTAATCGGACTGTAAGAAGTGTTATATTCTGTAATATGGAAAGGCAAATAAGGAAAAGGTGAAGCATCAATGATTTCTCTTACCTTTTTAAATTCATTTAGCATTTTTTCATTTTCTGCAAGCTCCTGATAGTAGTAATCTGGTGTCACTTTGTTTGGTAACTTTGAAGTATAGGCGTGACGGGATACAAAATCTACAGGGACATTTTTCTCATGACAGTACTGTAGAAATTCAACAATCCACTCATCTGCTCCACCACATATAGCTGGTCCCCCGACTTGAATTTTAGAATGAACTTGCTTAATCGCCTTTGCTGTTACTTCATACAACTTGAAGTATTCCTCTTTGTTTGCATCTTTCCAAAAATTCACGAGATTTGGCTCATTCCATATTTCAAAAGGCCACATTAACACTTCCTCAATACCATACCTAGATATAAAATGTGTGATAATAGCGCGAATTAATTCACTCCATTTTTTATAATCATTAGGTGGTGAAATGTTTCCCTTCCACGTAAAAACAGTTTCTTCACTCGATGATAGCTTTTCAGGCATAAATCCAATTTCCACAAAAGGTTTGATCCCAAGCTGTAAATAAGAATCGAAAATTCGGTTAATATAAGTGAAGTTATAGAAGGGCTTTTTTTCACCGTTCACCTCTATCTCCCTGTATATTCCTACATCATCATGTAACAGTCCGTGACCTCTAATATATTGAAATCCAATTTTCTCTTGAACTAATTTTAAGTGGTCTAAATAATCATTTTGTAACGCTAAGCCTAAACGTCCGGTTCCTACACAAAACTTCCAATTTTTCTTGAAAGTTGTTTTTCTTGTTCCAACTGTAATATGTTTCATAAAACCTCCATCTCCAGTCCCATTTTTCATTACTCTTTCTCAGCTCCTAACACGATTCCTTTTACGAAATATTTCTGAATAAATGGATAAACAATTAACATTGGTAATGCTGCTATAAAAATTTGTGCGGATTGGACCGTTCTTTGAGATAAGTTCCGCAATGTTTCCGCATCAGTAATTTGACTAAAATCTTGTTGGACAATAATCGTTTGTAAAAAGGTTTGTAACGGATAATTTCTAGCATCGTTATTGTAAATTAATCCATCAAACCAAGAATTCCAATGAAACACCATTGTAAATAAGGAGACCGTTGCAATCGCTGGAACCGCAATAGGCAAATAAATTTTAAGGAAAATTTGAAAATGGTTTGCTCCATCGATTGTAGCGGATTCTTC
It contains:
- a CDS encoding xylan 1,4-beta-xylosidase, with translation MKHITVGTRKTTFKKNWKFCVGTGRLGLALQNDYLDHLKLVQEKIGFQYIRGHGLLHDDVGIYREIEVNGEKKPFYNFTYINRIFDSYLQLGIKPFVEIGFMPEKLSSSEETVFTWKGNISPPNDYKKWSELIRAIITHFISRYGIEEVLMWPFEIWNEPNLVNFWKDANKEEYFKLYEVTAKAIKQVHSKIQVGGPAICGGADEWIVEFLQYCHEKNVPVDFVSRHAYTSKLPNKVTPDYYYQELAENEKMLNEFKKVREIIDASPFPYLPFHITEYNTSYSPINPVHDTPLNATYLARILSEGGDYVDSFSYWTFSDIFEERDVPKAQFHGGFGLIGINEVPKPTFHLFSFFNLLGEEQLYRDEETLVTRRKDGSVALVIWNLVMEKGESFQKEVTIDIPIVTGKVFIKRQTVDENHANPWKVWKEYGRPRFPSKQMVETFKQASMPLIRTSQEMSEDDKLTITITLTKNEISIIECMSIHDESDSYIGLDDSLIPSYS
- the uxuA gene encoding mannonate dehydratase — its product is MRMVFRWFGEGNDSIPLEYVKQIPGVEGVVWALHDIPAGEEWPLERIVQVKQQADVHGFHIDVVESVNVHEDIKLGLPTREYYIENYKNTIQSLATVGVKVICYNFMPVFDWTRTDLYKELEDGSTALFFENEKIKQIDPLVLVNTIANNSSLTMPGWEPRRLQSITRLFEQYKYVSEEELWANLEYFLKCIIPVAEKNGIKMAIHPDDPPFSVFGLPRIITNKDNIQRLLKLVDHPNNGLTLCSGSLGANPKLDVAELVKEFADRIHFAHIRNVKIFENGDFVETSHRSKDGTVNLIKVMKAYHDIGYKGYARPDHGRHIWGESCRPGYGLYDRGLGIMYLWGIWDLLERQKEEEIPC